The following coding sequences are from one Shewanella eurypsychrophilus window:
- a CDS encoding ATP-binding protein yields the protein MSSLNRIVLINTHLPGVVELALDGHTNICGTNASGKTTLQRLVPVFYGEYPSRVVPSTRDSFERWYLPHDSSFIIYEYKRADGLLNQAVLASAGDGKGVNYRFIGKGFELDDYIKTKHGDNIQCFTMAELGREMKRAGVAVTNLLNTREFRAIIQNDRALLSTGSNRTELRNYARQFSLCEAEHSLRHIEKLAKAVHSKEGKMETIKSMIAAILEEDGVNPPSSRINPQQVESWIKESQLIQGFELIRPEFEKLEQEFDQLLSTEQRLASLRRGYSKDETDEIERQEHHQDLSKALNAKLRELDDHWKEQRDELNLDLSAAKGDVAKCEYELDSIEDQHASFQDAEIERAKLDLEQLPSWRGTLENLSERHKLQTEKHQDIEAAYNARRSKIGEGLNRELENLHQEQDSLRESRDKQREQGRAELASLEGQWREATDKGQSTFSEQGYQLKLSAAELKVRVDSVTYSEEEKLALAIFDERITGADEEQEACNARVDRFTTEDRKLRAKRDQANESLRVTGIRVTERQSELEELHHILFPQSHTLLEFLRKEANGWENTLGKVINSELLHRSDLHPAISGENLEALYGIALDLKAIDSPEYAASEQELRIKHANAEELLVSAKELQTEAEGHLVAVNAELDVMARELTFSRTAYKNSRDDLRRLFDDKRAEQEKIQLALNERKSASQKQLARLDNELKQLKQQQQEWLEAQKEQALEARMEKNAYWQEVVGALDNQLGQIKANIQNRRDHAKSEQKACELWYKNELKSRGIDEATIVALKAEIRTLEANISKAEQRRSEVLRYDDWYQHTWLKRKPKLQTELSTVKQATLALEQQLKSKSNEVKAQRNELDAKRKSSDAVQVEASENLTKLRSVMRKLTELKLPANNEDAQGGLSERLRQGEDQLLKRDSLLGSVKQYVEHFDSVIASKSGSSLSEFWERAREESSFVNDKGIRIIDYRKLVPQLEQLLNVMVPQSMMALREQGRIFGVDLTAYYDVLADIDRRIATQSARITREVGEELFLDGVSESAVKIRSRISELEFWPELEAFVKAFRQWKADGFNELPGEDYTNSMRRAIDIIGRAALSGGISKLLEIELRLKEGNSDLIIRTDRQLNESSSHGMAYLILCKFLLAFTRLLRGRAEVTIHWPIDELGTLHHANVKKIFDACENNNISVLGAFPNPESEVLSLFANRYIINKQTKKLQVVKPQINPIAEKLSKRRTQEAV from the coding sequence ATGTCAAGCTTGAATCGAATTGTGCTGATAAATACGCACCTACCTGGCGTAGTTGAACTCGCCCTCGATGGTCACACCAATATTTGTGGTACGAACGCCTCTGGCAAGACCACATTACAGCGCTTAGTGCCCGTCTTTTATGGTGAGTATCCAAGTCGCGTCGTGCCGTCTACACGAGACAGTTTTGAGCGTTGGTATCTGCCCCATGACTCTAGCTTTATCATCTATGAATATAAGCGTGCCGACGGTCTGCTTAACCAAGCGGTATTGGCATCGGCTGGCGATGGTAAAGGGGTTAATTATCGCTTTATCGGTAAAGGTTTTGAGCTTGATGATTATATCAAGACAAAGCATGGCGATAATATTCAGTGCTTTACCATGGCAGAGCTTGGCCGTGAGATGAAACGTGCTGGCGTCGCTGTGACCAACTTGCTTAACACGCGTGAGTTTAGGGCGATTATCCAAAACGATAGAGCCTTGTTGAGCACGGGGAGTAATCGCACTGAGTTACGTAATTATGCGCGTCAGTTCTCCTTGTGTGAGGCTGAGCATTCATTACGTCATATCGAGAAACTCGCCAAAGCAGTACATTCGAAAGAGGGCAAGATGGAGACGATCAAATCGATGATCGCCGCTATTTTGGAAGAAGATGGCGTTAATCCGCCCAGTTCACGTATTAATCCACAGCAAGTTGAATCTTGGATCAAAGAGAGCCAACTTATTCAGGGCTTTGAGCTGATCCGACCCGAATTTGAGAAATTAGAGCAAGAGTTCGACCAACTGCTCAGTACTGAGCAGCGGCTCGCCAGTTTACGTCGTGGTTACAGCAAAGATGAAACCGATGAAATTGAAAGGCAAGAGCATCACCAAGACTTGTCTAAAGCGCTAAACGCCAAGTTAAGAGAGCTAGATGACCATTGGAAAGAGCAGCGTGATGAGCTCAACTTAGACTTGTCGGCTGCAAAGGGTGATGTTGCCAAGTGCGAATATGAACTGGACTCGATAGAAGATCAACATGCCTCTTTTCAAGATGCTGAAATCGAACGAGCTAAGTTGGATCTTGAGCAGCTGCCAAGCTGGCGTGGCACACTAGAAAACTTATCTGAACGACATAAATTACAAACCGAAAAGCACCAAGATATTGAGGCGGCTTATAATGCTCGCCGTAGCAAGATTGGTGAAGGGCTTAACCGAGAGCTGGAAAACTTGCATCAAGAGCAAGACAGTTTAAGAGAGTCTCGTGATAAACAGCGTGAACAAGGCCGAGCGGAGTTAGCTTCGTTAGAGGGCCAATGGCGTGAGGCTACTGACAAAGGGCAGTCTACATTCAGTGAGCAAGGGTATCAGCTTAAGCTGTCAGCTGCTGAGCTAAAAGTGCGGGTGGATAGCGTCACTTACTCGGAAGAGGAAAAGCTGGCGCTAGCTATTTTCGATGAGCGAATTACCGGTGCAGATGAAGAACAAGAAGCGTGTAATGCCAGGGTAGATCGTTTTACTACTGAAGATCGCAAGCTTCGCGCCAAACGTGATCAAGCCAATGAAAGTCTTCGAGTAACGGGTATTCGTGTCACTGAACGTCAAAGTGAGCTCGAAGAGCTGCATCATATCCTGTTCCCTCAGTCACACACCTTGTTGGAGTTTTTACGCAAAGAAGCTAATGGTTGGGAAAATACCCTCGGCAAGGTGATCAATTCAGAATTGCTGCATCGAAGCGATCTGCACCCTGCTATTTCAGGGGAAAACCTCGAAGCACTTTACGGCATAGCGTTAGATCTCAAAGCAATCGATTCACCAGAGTATGCAGCGTCTGAGCAAGAGCTACGGATCAAGCACGCCAACGCCGAAGAGCTGCTAGTCAGTGCTAAAGAGCTACAAACGGAAGCCGAAGGGCACCTGGTTGCGGTCAATGCTGAACTCGATGTTATGGCGCGCGAGCTTACTTTTTCTCGTACAGCCTATAAAAATAGCCGCGATGATCTGCGCCGTTTGTTTGATGATAAACGTGCAGAGCAGGAGAAGATTCAGCTTGCCTTGAACGAGCGGAAGTCGGCTTCACAAAAGCAGTTAGCACGACTCGATAATGAGTTAAAACAGTTAAAGCAACAGCAGCAAGAGTGGCTGGAAGCACAAAAAGAGCAAGCGTTAGAAGCGCGCATGGAGAAAAATGCCTACTGGCAAGAGGTCGTTGGCGCGCTTGATAACCAATTAGGCCAGATTAAAGCCAATATTCAAAATCGGCGAGACCATGCTAAGAGTGAACAAAAAGCGTGTGAGCTGTGGTATAAAAATGAGCTCAAATCTCGCGGGATTGATGAAGCTACAATCGTTGCACTTAAAGCCGAAATTCGCACACTTGAAGCAAATATCAGTAAAGCCGAGCAGCGTCGTAGCGAAGTGTTGCGCTATGATGATTGGTACCAACATACTTGGCTGAAGCGCAAGCCTAAACTGCAAACAGAGCTGAGTACGGTTAAGCAAGCCACATTAGCATTAGAGCAGCAGCTTAAATCTAAATCAAATGAGGTTAAGGCGCAGCGGAATGAGCTAGATGCTAAGCGTAAATCCTCTGATGCGGTGCAAGTTGAAGCCTCTGAGAATTTAACTAAGCTGCGCAGTGTGATGCGCAAACTCACAGAGCTAAAGCTTCCTGCCAATAATGAAGATGCCCAAGGTGGATTGAGTGAGCGCTTACGTCAAGGTGAAGATCAGCTATTAAAGCGTGACTCATTACTAGGGTCTGTGAAGCAATATGTGGAGCATTTTGACTCTGTTATTGCCAGCAAGTCTGGATCGAGTTTGTCAGAGTTCTGGGAGCGAGCGCGTGAAGAGTCTAGCTTCGTTAATGACAAAGGCATTCGGATTATCGACTACCGCAAACTGGTCCCGCAACTGGAACAACTACTCAATGTTATGGTGCCGCAATCTATGATGGCACTGAGAGAGCAAGGCCGTATTTTCGGTGTTGATCTAACTGCTTACTATGATGTACTTGCCGATATCGATCGCCGTATTGCCACTCAAAGTGCGCGTATCACCCGAGAAGTCGGCGAAGAGTTGTTCCTCGATGGTGTTTCGGAGTCAGCGGTTAAGATCCGCTCGCGTATTAGTGAACTTGAATTTTGGCCTGAGCTCGAAGCATTTGTTAAAGCGTTCCGTCAATGGAAGGCTGATGGCTTTAATGAGCTTCCGGGTGAGGATTACACCAACAGTATGCGTCGTGCTATCGACATCATAGGTCGCGCCGCGTTATCTGGCGGCATATCAAAACTGCTTGAAATTGAACTGCGCTTAAAAGAGGGGAATAGCGACCTTATTATCCGCACCGATAGACAGTTAAATGAATCATCGAGTCACGGTATGGCTTACCTTATTTTATGTAAATTCTTGCTGGCGTTTACTCGTCTTTTACGTGGCCGAGCAGAGGTGACGATTCATTGGCCTATAGATGAGCTGGGTACACTGCACCATGCGAATGTCAAAAAGATATTCGATGCCTGTGAAAACAATAATATTTCAGTATTGGGCGCATTCCCTAATCCAGAGTCTGAGGTACTGAGTTTGTTTGCTAATCGCTACATTATTAATAAGCAGACTAAAAAGCTGCAGGTTGTTAAACCACAAATCAATCCTATTGCCGAAAAACTTAGCAAGCGACGAACTCAGGAGGCGGTGTAA
- a CDS encoding DUF7281 domain-containing protein translates to MARLTKVHANLISNVLKKCSAKVSYNPNWQKIYAELEVGSPDESTRYLLFTAAQRHQLNEMSAAYFGCSLLMTSFKGSRKEVSHYSRDDKLASIKPDEQYLLIKPQPLFTAVASDLALRVPLDQIIKLLESPDNTITHVVVVENLDAFDYWNEFSVTADLRQALVVYRGHDALAKGVKVLLQRLPKTIEVVAFVDVDPDGIKIALTTPKATQILSSDFNSLSLLIKSSSYSKDFDKQHKAVNYMQKHPDHWPSLQQFIIERRVSIKQQHLLAFEVPLIMHNRKS, encoded by the coding sequence GTGGCTCGCTTAACTAAGGTTCACGCAAATTTAATTAGCAATGTGCTGAAAAAATGCAGTGCCAAGGTGTCTTATAACCCAAATTGGCAAAAGATTTACGCTGAACTTGAGGTGGGGAGCCCTGATGAGTCCACGCGGTATTTGTTGTTTACCGCCGCTCAACGGCATCAGCTGAATGAGATGTCAGCAGCTTACTTTGGATGCTCACTACTGATGACCTCTTTTAAGGGCTCTCGCAAGGAAGTTTCGCACTACAGTCGTGATGACAAATTGGCGAGTATTAAGCCTGATGAGCAATATTTACTTATCAAACCCCAGCCTTTATTTACTGCAGTTGCATCCGATCTCGCTCTCAGAGTGCCGCTAGATCAGATCATTAAGTTACTTGAGTCACCGGATAACACTATTACGCATGTGGTTGTCGTTGAGAATTTAGATGCATTTGATTACTGGAATGAGTTTTCGGTTACAGCTGACTTAAGACAGGCTTTAGTAGTGTATCGAGGCCATGACGCTTTAGCTAAAGGCGTTAAGGTGTTACTGCAGCGATTACCTAAGACGATTGAGGTGGTTGCGTTTGTCGATGTCGATCCTGACGGTATCAAAATTGCGTTAACCACACCTAAGGCAACCCAGATCTTATCCTCCGATTTCAACTCATTGTCATTATTAATAAAGTCATCTAGCTATAGCAAAGATTTTGATAAGCAGCACAAGGCCGTCAACTATATGCAAAAGCACCCAGATCACTGGCCTTCACTACAGCAATTTATCATCGAGAGACGAGTCAGCATTAAGCAGCAACATCTACTTGCTTTTGAAGTTCCTTTAATAATGCACAATAGGAAATCATAA
- a CDS encoding alanine/glycine:cation symporter family protein: MNFESLLVEINALVWGPITLCLLVGTGLYLTIRLKLIQVFYLPFALKLLFKPATGKGDLSSFAALCTALSATIGTGNIVGVATAIKIGGPGALFWMWLAAFFGMATKYAECMLAVKYRTTDARGRIAGGPMYYIERGLGLSWLAKIFAVFGVAVAFFGIGTFAQVNAISDAMTIAFDVPTWVTAVVLTLLVAVVTLGGVTRIASVAKRLVPSMALAYITACLGILFSFSEQILPAFDLVITSAFTPISAAGGFLGATVAQALQIGIARGVFSNEAGLGSAPIAAAAAKTDEPVEQGLVSMTGTFFDTIIICTMTGLVLIITGVWSGDAAGAAMTSAAFMAGSSPIVGQYVVTIALVCFAFTTILGWHYYGERCWYYLVGDRGLRLYQGMFLFLIAVGAFIKLDMIWLLADTVNGLMAIPNLIALLGLRHVIYGETMSYFSRRETRAVVA; this comes from the coding sequence ATGAACTTTGAATCACTTCTAGTTGAAATTAATGCCCTGGTTTGGGGGCCTATTACTCTCTGTTTACTGGTCGGTACTGGTTTATACCTCACCATCAGACTGAAACTTATTCAGGTATTCTACCTGCCTTTTGCGTTGAAACTCTTGTTTAAACCCGCCACAGGTAAGGGAGACCTCTCCTCTTTCGCCGCGCTCTGCACCGCGCTATCAGCCACTATTGGTACGGGTAATATTGTCGGTGTCGCCACTGCGATTAAGATTGGCGGTCCCGGGGCGCTGTTTTGGATGTGGCTCGCGGCATTTTTCGGCATGGCCACCAAGTATGCCGAATGTATGTTAGCGGTGAAGTATCGCACTACAGATGCCAGAGGCCGGATTGCTGGCGGCCCTATGTACTATATCGAGCGAGGTTTAGGGCTGAGCTGGCTGGCAAAAATATTCGCCGTATTTGGCGTCGCAGTGGCCTTTTTCGGCATTGGCACATTCGCTCAAGTTAACGCCATCAGTGATGCGATGACCATAGCCTTCGATGTGCCAACTTGGGTGACCGCTGTGGTATTAACCCTGTTGGTGGCCGTGGTGACATTAGGGGGCGTGACCCGTATTGCCAGTGTGGCTAAAAGGTTGGTGCCTAGCATGGCACTGGCTTATATCACCGCCTGTCTAGGAATATTGTTTAGTTTCAGCGAGCAGATTTTACCGGCATTTGATCTGGTGATCACTTCAGCCTTTACCCCTATCTCTGCCGCAGGCGGCTTTCTTGGGGCCACCGTAGCGCAAGCACTGCAAATTGGTATTGCTAGAGGGGTATTCTCCAATGAAGCTGGGCTCGGTAGTGCCCCCATTGCCGCCGCTGCCGCGAAAACTGATGAGCCTGTAGAGCAGGGGCTGGTGAGCATGACCGGCACCTTCTTCGATACTATTATCATCTGTACCATGACAGGCTTGGTGTTAATTATCACCGGTGTGTGGAGTGGTGATGCCGCGGGAGCCGCGATGACCAGTGCCGCCTTTATGGCAGGAAGCTCTCCCATTGTTGGCCAATATGTGGTTACCATCGCCTTAGTGTGTTTCGCATTTACCACCATCTTAGGTTGGCACTATTATGGTGAGCGTTGCTGGTATTATCTAGTGGGTGACAGAGGACTTAGGCTATATCAGGGGATGTTTTTATTTCTGATTGCCGTCGGTGCTTTTATCAAGCTCGATATGATCTGGCTGCTCGCTGATACCGTTAATGGCTTGATGGCGATCCCTAACCTGATCGCGCTATTAGGGCTCAGACATGTGATCTATGGCGAGACCATGAGCTATTTCTCTAGGCGAGAAACAAGGGCGGTAGTTGCATAA
- a CDS encoding sigma-54-dependent transcriptional regulator — translation MKLARNILLVDDEPSWLRSLAITLNRLVPEAHIDTCVDSRQVENRLAIGDYALVLLDLTMPFHSGETILEMIRTHFPKTRVIIVTGVNEVDTAVRCIKNGAYDYFIKTDNVDVLSRTVRRALEVVGLERNYLRIKESFLSRTLSQPEAFNNILTCEPVLLDQFRYLEAVALSPEPILIYGESGTGKDEFAKSCHQLTSNDAPFINVNLAGINTRAFELHLFGQLTTHDDGQVSAQAGALHQVQSGLLYLNEVGDLPLEAQAKLVDVIEHKQYYPVGSDRPYPVNCKIVASTQHDLLVLNKNGKFRSDLLYRLRSHKIKLPPLRERKLDLSMLINHFIQLAAHDMGLEAPQQPSNLANQLADYQFPGNLHELKGMVFDGVSRSDGVQLNITPFMEAINEQKPEGSHQTDTLNFPKKLPTLAQLSQALIDEAMSRTANNQTAAAQMLGISQSALSRRITKDK, via the coding sequence GTGAAGTTAGCGAGAAATATTCTCTTGGTTGATGATGAGCCCTCATGGCTTAGAAGCTTAGCGATCACACTTAACCGCCTTGTCCCTGAAGCTCACATCGACACCTGTGTGGACAGCAGACAGGTCGAGAACCGCCTTGCAATCGGTGACTACGCCCTAGTGCTACTCGATCTCACCATGCCCTTTCATTCTGGTGAGACCATCTTGGAGATGATCCGCACACACTTTCCTAAAACACGCGTCATTATAGTCACTGGCGTGAACGAAGTTGACACTGCCGTTCGCTGTATCAAAAATGGTGCCTATGACTACTTTATCAAAACAGATAATGTCGATGTTCTCTCTCGCACGGTGCGAAGAGCCCTTGAGGTCGTAGGACTTGAGAGAAACTACCTGAGAATTAAAGAGAGTTTTTTGAGCCGTACCCTGAGCCAACCTGAAGCATTCAACAATATCCTGACCTGTGAGCCCGTATTACTGGATCAGTTTCGCTATTTAGAAGCCGTCGCACTCAGCCCGGAGCCTATTCTTATTTATGGCGAAAGTGGTACAGGAAAAGATGAATTTGCCAAGTCTTGCCATCAACTCACTAGTAATGATGCTCCATTTATCAACGTCAATCTTGCAGGGATCAATACCCGTGCTTTTGAGCTACACCTTTTTGGTCAGCTCACCACCCATGACGACGGTCAGGTATCGGCTCAAGCAGGTGCCCTACATCAAGTACAATCAGGGCTTCTATACCTCAATGAGGTAGGCGATCTTCCACTGGAAGCTCAGGCTAAACTTGTCGATGTCATCGAACATAAACAATATTACCCCGTCGGCAGCGATCGCCCCTATCCCGTTAACTGTAAAATTGTAGCCTCAACCCAGCACGATCTGCTTGTGCTCAATAAAAATGGCAAGTTCCGTAGCGATCTTCTTTACCGACTTAGATCTCATAAGATCAAGCTGCCACCTTTACGTGAGCGAAAACTTGATCTCTCTATGCTCATAAACCATTTTATACAACTAGCAGCACATGACATGGGCCTTGAAGCACCTCAACAGCCCAGTAATCTTGCTAATCAATTGGCAGACTATCAATTCCCTGGAAACCTTCACGAGCTTAAAGGCATGGTATTTGATGGTGTAAGTCGCAGTGATGGTGTTCAACTCAATATCACGCCATTTATGGAGGCGATCAATGAGCAGAAACCGGAAGGAAGCCACCAAACAGATACCTTGAACTTCCCCAAAAAATTGCCAACCCTCGCCCAGTTGAGTCAAGCCTTGATTGATGAAGCCATGAGCCGCACCGCCAATAATCAAACCGCGGCGGCACAGATGCTAGGGATCAGTCAAAGTGCACTGAGTCGAAGGATCACTAAAGATAAGTAA
- a CDS encoding dicarboxylate/amino acid:cation symporter yields the protein MTKSLSSRIFIGLFSGLIFGSIIQYLLGDVSFFSGTVVEIASGVGTMFVSMIMMLVVPLVFVSIVCGVLELKDLKSFGRLGGKTFGFYIINTVVAIFAALAVALLLQPGLGVDMSGGTGATITATELPNLVQLIVNIVPNNPVAAFSSGNMLQVIFMALLVGGVLKSLGNAAPMLVQGFQEGNKLMMKLITVVMLLAPIGVFALMLKLGATLEAGVFLSVLEYVIVIVGLLLLWIFVVYPMAVGAFTQVSAKEFRAKTREQILFSLSTASSNATIPVTMRTLTEKLGVKRSVAGFGVPLGATMNMGGVSIYITIAIFFVANAFGAPIAMEQLPALLFSIFLLSVGAGGVPGGGMVMIGVLIHQMGLPVEAFAIVAALDRLIDMVLTSCNVVGDAAVLTIVDATEQAHAAAEQTSNAQQTQS from the coding sequence ATGACTAAATCACTCTCATCGCGGATCTTTATTGGTCTGTTCTCCGGATTAATTTTCGGCTCTATCATTCAATACCTACTTGGAGATGTTAGCTTCTTCTCCGGCACCGTGGTCGAAATAGCTTCAGGCGTGGGAACCATGTTCGTCAGTATGATCATGATGCTTGTTGTGCCATTGGTATTTGTCAGTATTGTCTGTGGCGTACTCGAACTCAAGGACCTGAAAAGTTTTGGCCGTTTAGGCGGTAAGACATTCGGTTTCTATATTATTAATACCGTAGTGGCTATTTTTGCGGCCTTAGCCGTGGCGTTACTGCTCCAGCCTGGACTCGGTGTCGATATGTCTGGTGGTACTGGTGCAACAATTACCGCAACCGAATTGCCAAACTTAGTCCAATTAATTGTCAACATAGTGCCAAATAATCCAGTGGCTGCGTTTAGTTCGGGCAATATGTTGCAAGTGATCTTCATGGCACTGCTTGTAGGCGGTGTGCTTAAGTCATTAGGCAATGCAGCCCCTATGCTGGTGCAAGGATTCCAGGAAGGCAACAAGCTGATGATGAAGCTTATCACGGTAGTGATGCTACTGGCGCCTATCGGTGTTTTCGCCTTGATGCTGAAACTTGGTGCGACGCTGGAAGCTGGTGTGTTCCTCAGTGTGCTTGAGTACGTCATTGTGATTGTTGGACTACTATTGCTTTGGATATTCGTTGTTTACCCGATGGCTGTTGGCGCGTTCACTCAGGTATCAGCCAAAGAGTTTCGCGCTAAGACCCGTGAACAGATCCTGTTCTCGTTATCTACGGCAAGCTCAAATGCCACGATTCCCGTGACCATGCGTACCTTGACTGAAAAATTAGGTGTTAAGCGCTCTGTTGCAGGTTTTGGTGTGCCACTCGGCGCGACCATGAATATGGGTGGGGTTTCCATCTATATCACTATCGCTATCTTCTTCGTGGCAAATGCGTTTGGCGCCCCCATTGCGATGGAGCAACTGCCTGCACTGCTATTTAGCATCTTCCTGCTTTCTGTCGGCGCTGGTGGTGTACCTGGCGGTGGCATGGTGATGATTGGTGTGCTTATCCATCAGATGGGCTTACCGGTTGAAGCATTTGCGATTGTAGCTGCTTTAGACCGCCTTATTGATATGGTGCTCACTTCATGTAACGTTGTTGGTGATGCGGCTGTGTTGACTATTGTTGATGCTACTGAGCAGGCACATGCGGCAGCAGAACAAACATCAAACGCTCAACAAACTCAATCATAA
- a CDS encoding phosphoenolpyruvate carboxylase, which yields MSSNLHQAGVKLLKQLGRHAELVMDVYLSGSVSEDETNAAAIDKLRKSDILWRPEAEQELRLKRSVRALLEEALSDERNRQIDSNVGSSLASIKTLAAHYKEARHNIDYAASEAYLADLNEHVYSFADGLRYSIRVLWSRINNEFGYVGTINAKIRENELAQQQVTELLNGLEMFQFSELGEIAGDIRELRKLLVTTLQETLSDCTQELSVVQGRLLELLGRFRQIRGRTRLLKGWLLYTDLHPDYRPADHVSHKQLPRLFNCAEALLAPASVDIHSTLYEPELFEIVSNIKRIDRLNAGQTIAEQDTSLLLSQSEDFAIPDNPLKLAVDEYFCAVIDSGKSQSALEYLDEQALDWDRESWLYQVICGYEGLPEEHRQYFELESIGEPDPVYTGNFVIRDVELWLA from the coding sequence ATGAGCAGCAATTTACATCAAGCAGGGGTTAAGCTACTCAAGCAGCTTGGCCGGCATGCAGAACTGGTGATGGATGTTTATCTTTCAGGGTCAGTCTCGGAAGATGAAACCAATGCTGCTGCAATAGATAAACTGCGTAAAAGTGATATTTTATGGCGTCCGGAAGCTGAGCAAGAGTTAAGACTAAAGCGTTCGGTACGTGCGCTACTTGAAGAGGCATTGAGCGACGAACGTAATCGCCAAATTGACTCTAATGTAGGTAGTTCGCTGGCCAGCATTAAAACTTTAGCCGCGCATTATAAGGAAGCGCGTCATAACATTGATTATGCCGCCTCTGAGGCTTATCTTGCGGATCTAAATGAACATGTTTATAGCTTTGCTGACGGGCTCAGGTATTCCATTCGGGTGCTATGGAGTCGCATTAACAATGAGTTTGGTTACGTAGGCACTATTAACGCCAAAATTCGTGAGAATGAACTGGCCCAACAGCAGGTGACTGAACTGCTCAACGGATTGGAGATGTTCCAATTTAGCGAGCTGGGTGAGATTGCCGGTGATATTCGTGAGCTGAGAAAACTCTTGGTTACCACGTTACAAGAGACCTTGAGCGACTGTACTCAGGAATTAAGCGTGGTACAGGGGCGCTTGCTTGAGCTGTTAGGCCGGTTCCGTCAGATTCGTGGCCGCACACGCCTGCTTAAGGGCTGGTTGCTCTATACCGATCTTCATCCTGACTATAGACCTGCTGATCATGTTAGCCATAAGCAGTTACCTAGGTTATTTAACTGCGCCGAAGCGCTACTGGCTCCTGCCTCGGTTGACATTCATAGCACCTTATATGAACCTGAGCTGTTTGAGATCGTATCGAATATTAAGCGCATCGACAGGCTTAATGCTGGACAAACTATCGCTGAGCAAGATACCTCGCTTTTGCTAAGTCAATCTGAAGATTTTGCTATTCCCGATAATCCGCTTAAACTCGCGGTCGATGAGTATTTTTGTGCTGTGATTGATTCAGGTAAGAGCCAATCAGCACTCGAGTATTTAGATGAGCAAGCACTGGACTGGGATCGTGAAAGCTGGCTATATCAGGTTATCTGCGGGTATGAGGGGCTACCAGAAGAGCATAGACAATATTTTGAACTCGAATCGATAGGTGAGCCAGACCCGGTATACACAGGTAACTTTGTTATTCGAGATGTTGAACTGTGGCTCGCTTAA
- a CDS encoding substrate-binding periplasmic protein, with the protein MKLLISACLYCILSQMAFAEHPSALAKIEYLTESYPPYNYLENGELKGIAIDLLDEVLQQDEIERQVAKIRLLPWPRAYKMLLKGANHVLFSTTRTQEREPLFEWAGPITSTKIVLLALTENQIEIQSIDQLANYSIGTIKDDIGEQLLLSLGVSNKQIRQAHSAESLVKMLNKGRIQLWAYEENVARWYIANSNLPNNQFTSVFTLKESELYYAFSKDVDPKLISRFQNAIDKIKLPVKKESQSRYQKILSRYQ; encoded by the coding sequence ATGAAGCTCTTGATATCAGCTTGCCTATATTGCATTTTATCTCAAATGGCATTTGCCGAACATCCCTCAGCATTAGCTAAAATTGAGTACCTCACCGAATCATATCCGCCTTATAACTACTTAGAGAATGGTGAACTTAAAGGCATTGCCATCGATCTGCTTGATGAAGTCCTCCAGCAGGATGAAATAGAGCGACAAGTGGCTAAGATCCGTCTTTTACCTTGGCCAAGAGCCTATAAAATGCTACTAAAAGGTGCTAATCATGTATTATTTTCAACAACCAGAACCCAAGAACGTGAACCATTATTTGAATGGGCTGGGCCAATCACAAGTACCAAAATCGTTCTGCTCGCATTAACTGAAAATCAGATTGAGATTCAATCGATAGACCAGCTCGCAAACTACTCTATCGGTACCATTAAAGATGATATTGGCGAACAACTGTTGCTTTCACTTGGGGTATCAAATAAACAGATTAGACAAGCTCATAGTGCCGAGTCGTTAGTCAAAATGCTCAATAAAGGACGAATTCAGCTATGGGCTTATGAAGAAAATGTCGCTCGTTGGTATATCGCAAATTCCAACTTACCAAATAATCAATTTACTTCGGTCTTTACGTTAAAGGAGAGCGAACTGTACTATGCCTTCAGTAAAGATGTGGATCCCAAATTAATTTCACGATTTCAAAATGCAATCGATAAGATCAAGCTCCCGGTTAAAAAAGAAAGCCAAAGCCGGTACCAGAAAATCCTCTCCAGATATCAATAA